The genome window GGGAAAACATCGACATGATTGATCTGCTGTCTGTACGTGCTACTCAAGCTGACATTAAGAAGTTCTTGAAGTCTAAAGCTGTAGAAGGCACTAAGATCAATTGGGTTAAAACAAATGGCTTGAAGATTAATGATGTTGCTGTGTCGAATACCGCTAAATACAGCAAAATGACCTTCATTGGCTCGTTGATGGGTCGTGACATGATTGTTGAAATCGGCAAACGCGGTGCAGTTAAAATCACTGACCTGTTTGGTTTAAGCCTGTCCTTATTCGACATTAACAAGTCAGAGCAGATCACTCAAACCATCAAAATGAATCTGAGCGAATTGTTTGCCAGTGACCGCGAATACGCATCATCGGTTTTCTATAGCATCATGCCTAAGATGGATGTGAAAGAAACCATCATCCTGTTCTCTTAATCCTTACGGATACCCTCAGAGGTTTAGGTTAATGATTCCCCTGAACCTCTCTTTAACACCCTTACCACGACTTCGGTAAGGGTTTTTTTTTAACCTGGATTTTGCAGATCACTACTGCCCCGCCTGGAACCAGGTAGGCGTTAAGTTTTTTAAGTATAAAAAAATGCTTCCAAATTTTAAGTATTTGATTTGCATTGACTTATGCCATGTTTTGCAGATATAATTCGTATATACAAAGGCATTCAGCCGAAGCGGAGAAGCCACCGCATTAAAGGCTGAGAATATAGGATACAAAATCATGTCGAACTTGAATCTTAACCAGTTTATCCAAGCACAAGCACCAGTTAAATTACACATTGCTCGCCAAGATTTGAGCATTCCAAGTGTAGCCGTAGCCCATGCTGACTTGTCTTTTCTAATGGATTCAAACCAAGTCACAGATACCATTACAACCGAACTTCATGCAGCATTTTTAGAGATTCAAGATCGTATAGCATACGATTTGAAAGTAAATATCAACCTTCCTGATTTAATTTCTACTGAAAGTGCAGTTGTACGAGCTGAGATTAAACGATTCTTGAATCTTACTCAGGTGCACTTAATTAAAGCTTTATTCCGTGAATCTGATTTAACGGATGAAGAAATCGACTATGTGGAAACGCTTTACCCGAATGTTTTAGATTATGAGGTGGGTGCTGATTATTTTGCAGATATGCCCTTCGTTGAAGTTAAAACACAGGACATCACGACGATCACTGGCACAGGCTTTATCAGCGAAATCATGTACACCTATACGGATAAAATCGTTGCAGAAACACTGTATGAGCTTGTGAAGCAATATTTTAACCCTAATGCCAAGTTCGAGGACTTTACCGAACACGCATCAGAATTGATCAAAGTTAAGCTGTAATCACAACTTAACCTCCCAGAATCTAAGGTATAGGTCGAAATACATGACAATTCAAAAACCAGAACCACAAGACGTATGGAATCGGCTTGTACGCTTTCGTGATAACTGCGCAGACCAGAAGCTCAAAGCACATGCAGATATGCTGCTAGGTCAGTTAAACACCGCAGCAGGGTCAAGGGTCAAACCCGAAAACTTTCTAGCAGAACACGCACTTTAAACCACCCCACCCCAAGCACCCAAATAAGGGTGCTTTTTTTGACGATCACAGCCTGGAACCTGGTAGGCGTTAGGTTTTTTTAATAAAAAAAATGATTGAATTTGCTTATTCACTTGCTAGGTATATTCGCCTTTCTAATCAACTATTTAAACTAAGCATTTTTATCACAATATTGACTTATGCCATGTTTTAAGCCATAATCACAAACATAAAGAGCAGATAGCTCAACCGGAAAAACCACCGTAACAAAGGTTTAGACTGAGGGTTTAAAAATGCAAAAATCAATGATTTCTACCAACAACAAATTTTACCGTCTGACTGCTTCACCTTTCTTTATTATCCTGTTTGCTACATTGGCTTTTGTCCTGTTAGTAGCTGCAAGCGTGGTTGATACAAGCGTTCCTGATATGATCGCTACAGAAGCACAGTATCGCTCTTGGGTCGCTGAACACGGTGAGCCAGGCGACCAGACTGCCTACTACCTTTGCCTAGCGGGTGGCGTGTTTAGCTTAGGTATGACTGCTTGGGCTTACTTACAACGCAAATTCGTTCTGAATCACAAATACTGGCTGTAAACCTCCCTCCCCCAAAAGATCAACTTCGGTTGGTCTTTTTTTTGCTTCGCAGCCTGGGAAATAGGTAGGCGTTAGATTTTTTAAATAGAAAAAATGGTTGAATATTTTGGTGGGATGCCAGGTGACGGCGAAGAATGCAGAGATCGGTTTAATCCCTGCATCCAGATTCAAATTTCTACTATTCGACAGTGATATTGGCATTAATCCCTGCTTCACGGTACATGCGTTTTATGTTCGCACTACAACCAAAGAACTGCACGATCTCTTCATGGTCATTGGACACTAGGGCTTCTTGTCGCAGCAGCTCTTCGTCCTGATTTTTTACCAATTGATGACAGATCAGATTGCCACGGCGCGTCTGGTAAAGGCGTGACAGTGTGGTTATTTCATCTTCGACTTCACAAGCATAACCGATTAAGCGTCCATCAAATTCAATATCGCGCTCATTATCATTGGTTAAGACATAATCCAAGTAAACAGGTGGCTCCTGAGTTTTTAAGAAAACCAACATGGCATTGTATATAGGTGTACCTATATAGAAATACGAACCTTGTGTTTCCAGATCATCTAGGCTGCTCGTTTTTTTATAAGTTGCATCATTAAATACTGTTCGCTCAATTTTAATACCTGTACTTGCCTGAATACCTGTAATACGGTGAGCATCAGAAATTATTTCGATAATTTTAGAATCTTGAGTTAAAAACAAAATGGTGGTGGCAATGTTTGAATTAACTTTTTCTTTTCTGGTGACAATCTCTTGTTGAGCGAGTTTAAAATCAGAAATATCTCTGTGCTCTACAGCAATTTGTTTTGCAGTAAAAAGGATTAATCCGCGTTGATCTGGTAGCGGTTTTGGCTTCATCCGTACCTTATAAATATAAGGCTTAAATCCAAGAGATAGACTTTGATTCACCAAGTCTAAGAACTGCGAGAAATTTGTCACATCATTATTGCCATAGATTAAATTTGATTCACCATCAAAGTTCCATTCACTGTATTGCACGGCGTTCTTTAAAATATTTTCAGCTATATTGCCCTGCTTAAATTCAAGATCGGTATGGTAATAAGCAAGCTGCTCTAATAATTCTTTTAAGCTGTAACAGATTTCAATATTCGGCAGCTCCCCTGCCTTTTGTACTTGTAGCAATAAACATTCGCTTGCTGACCAATACAGGTTACAGGTATAGGTACTATTGCTAATCTCATGGGCTGCATCTTTAGGACCCACTGAGTAACCTACAAACTTCAATTTACATAGTTCAGGTAGAGCATGAGGAATATTTGTATTCCTGGTCCAATTTGTTCGATCAAATTGAATCTCATGGATTGCGTAATCACTACGAATCTTTTTGCATTCTTCTAACTGTGCATTGATGTTGTATTTATCACAGCCTGGTTCACCATCATAGGCGACTTTATGCAATTCGATTATTTCCAGGTTAGCTTTGCTGTTACTCATAATGTCTAAATTCCGTCTAATTATGATTTTGATTATAGCACTAGCAAATAAATATAACATTGACTTATGCCATGTTTTTTAACTACTAATAACGATTTAACCAAATACTAAAACGAAATAGATACTATGAAATTCATTCCAATTAATAATGCTATGCAAGTGATAATCTGTATATACAGATTATCGCAAGCTCAACTGTTATACGGCGTTATTTTAGGGTTTGTACTGCTGCCGACCTTCACATAAAGTTAGCTGTTGTGGATTAAGGATTTGTGATTTCATCCAGGAACAACGCACCGTAAAATATTTTGTACCATTCGTGCTTTTGAACTCATTCACTCTTTTTATATCGGTTTCTTCAAGAGAACTATCCCAAACAATAAGTTTACAATTGACGCATTTACCGCACATTGACAGCTTTTCACGGATTTCCTTACCAATATTCATCATAGCTCACACATTGACTTATGCCATTATTAATTGATATAATTTACACTATATCGAACAATAAGTTCAAATGGAAAATCACCATATTTAAGATTAGGAAATTAGATTATGTCTCAATTAACAAAACAACATATCGAAGCGATCAAAGAAGCAGTAAGCAAAAAGTTAAGTGAGGTCGCTGCGGGTTGGCACTCCCAATCTAAAATGCACTCGTCTGAAACTGAATATGGTGACGGTTACTGTGCCGGTCAAGAAGGCTGTTCTGAACATTTGTACGAATTGATTGAGGAAGTCATGGGGGAAATCGACCAGGCAGCTAAAGATGCTGTTGAGGACGATGCAGAAGATCAAGAGGTGGCACATTGCGTTCCATGAGCGTAAGGCGATACGCACGAAATACTTTTTCCGTGTGATCTATCGAGTATCTTTAATTTATACAGTTTTCAAAACCTCGCTTTTGCGGGGTTTTTTATTACCTGGCAAAATGTTTTTTCATGTTGGATATTGGCATAAGTCAACATATAGTGATATAATTTGATCACGGATTAGGTTGTCCATACCTGCAAAAGAGTAGAAGAAACCTGCGTTTTATTTTGATACGCCCTACTGAATTTTAAACAAAACCTAGCTCGCATCAGGTTTGTTTAAACTTTTGCCAAGCCTGAACTATAGGTGAGTTATGTTTTTCAATTTTATTCCGTCGGCGGAACTCAACGACTTTGCGCGTCTTTTAGCAAATGTGCTACGTGACTTCAATCCAGATTCAATGTTCTGGTGCTCACAAAGCCCTATCGTGTACCCAAATTACAACAAAGATGGCTTTGAGCCATCTAAAGCAGCGCGTAAAAGTTTTGGGGTGCAAACACTCCTGGAAACCTTTGCACGAAGCTCCGGTTTTAATTCATACAAAGCAATGCTGACCAAAGCACCGCAGTATTCCAGTATTGATCTGTCCGATCTGGACCCATACCCACGTAATAGTTATTACTCATGTTGGTGGCGTTGTTTCATTAGTAACATTGTGACCACCACCTTCAAGGATTGGACGAACAAAACAGCTCCTTCGTACCTGACCTATCGCAATTTCAAACATAGTGATCAGTGCCATATTGTGCCATTCTTGTTCCAGAGTGTACCTTTCCTCAAGACAAGTGAGGTCAAAGCTGTTTATGGGATATCCTCTATTCCTTTTGAGGATGTTTTGCCATTAAACGGCATTGCTGACACAGCACCGATACATTACCTTCCTTTAGCCATGTCTATGCTGCTGACAGCCAAAGAGATCGGTTTTGAGTATCCTATTCCGCTCCGTCAATTCCTGGTACATGAGCAATGGTATGAAGCCAATGTTGACCACTTCTTTTACCAACTGAACCAGGCATTCGAGCTATATTTTAATAGTTTGATCAAAATTGCAGTAGATCAAAATGACCTGTTGAACAGCACCATTGAATTTGAGCTTACTTTTCCATTCAATGAACAGTTTGAGTTCGCTAAATCAGTCCATGCAATGCGCGAGAAGTTAAAGGCGTTGATTGGCAAACGTCTGGAACTATGCACCGGTGACAATGGTTACTATACGCATCCACAGGTCACGCCTACCCTTGTTGCTAAAAAAGATTTTCCAAGCCATGAACTGCGTTCTAAGGTGCAAGCTGAAATAGCTAAAACTGGTGGTATTAGCCACAAAGTTATCTATGGTACAAAGGCATTCTGGCTTAATCAGGCAATGGTACTGATGTTGCAGAACCAAACAGAAGAAAAGCGCATTTATACCTTGTTAAAATTGAATGATGCTGCATTAGAACAGAAGCTCGACAGCCTAGTATTAGATCAGCTTAAACCCTACACTCCACCGGCGGTCGCTGTACCACGAAACAGAATACGCGACCAATAGGAGTTATAAATTTTGATCACCCAAGCGGGTTTTAATGGACGGAGTAGCTGATCATTTGCGAGCATCCTTTTTTCGTTAATGATGACCAGTTATATTTAAGCTCTAATGTATAGAAATGTGTAGTAAACCATTTTACAGATTCAATAAGGAAAATTCATGGCTAACAATACGACCCGCCCCTTTTTAGTGGACCTGATTCATGATGAACACTCAAGCAGCCATCTACATTTCATAGAAGAACAGACTTTAATATCTGATAGTTTAATGCTGATGCTAGAAAACGCATTTAAGCATAAAGACGTTGGGATGATTATTGCGCATAAACAAGTAAGTACATCAAAGAAAGCCATTGAAACAATTGTAGCTCGCTCTAAGACCTATCGACGAAACATGATTGTACTAGACATTGAAAAAATCCTGACTGGCAACGCAGCATACCAGGTAGTCCGTTACAATCCTCTACGTGGTAAATCACTTCTGCAAGCGTTAAAAATAGTTTGTTCTGTATTCATGGAAACGGAATCTAATGAACGTGACAAGCTCAATATTATTCAGATAGTCTACCCTCTCTTAAAGCAGCAGATTAGCGAAACCGTACCTCATTTAACTCTGCGAAAGTTGCTTAATGAAACGATCAAGTTGAGTGAAACCAGTCTGAATCCTACTTCAAAATATGCCGTTGATGGATTGCTTAAAGCCTTCTCAATCCTTGATGACAATAATCTCATAGATCGCTTAACTGACGATATTAATGATGAAAGTTTCAACTTCGCTGATATTATTTTAAATAATAAAATTGGGGTGATTAAAAGCACCGACACCAACCAAACAACTAGCTTTAAACATTTAAAAACATTGGCGACTGCTGACCTACTGGAAACATTTGTAGATATACTTGATCACGCTAATCGTAAAATTTTGAATGGTTCATTTCGGAGATACTTCTTCGCTGACTTGAAAACATTGTTCAATCCAATGGTTATGCCTGTTGTCATGCGTTACAGCAGAAAGATTTATATGCAATCGCATGTATTTCTGAATTATCAAGATTTACCTCTTTCACCTGATGGCTCCCAAGAAGAAATTATTGTGAATAATGCGTATAACCGAATTTACCAAGCTACATCACCCTGTTTTCCACATTACAAAGCTAATTTATGGGGGAAACAAGAACATATGAAGAAGATGCTTGACCCGAATACCATTCACGAGCAGAAGCTCCCATTAAATACGGTGCTGTTCTGCTGCAATCACCTACCATCACCGGAGTTATTGTCTTTTAAAGATTTCTATGGTGCTGCTTAATATACTTAACTATTTACCGATTTCCTCCAATTAGATTGCTTCGGTAGTTTAAAAGGATAACCTATAAAAAAACTTGCTACGGCAGGTTTTTTTTATAATTAAAATATGGCATTAGTCAATTTTTTTTGGTTATTTTCTTCCAAAAAATATACCTATCTAGTGTAATTATTTTGGCTATGCGAAATACGTGGTTGAATTTAGTTTTTAAGTGAAATTCAATCTTGCTTATTTCGCAATTGCGAAATATACTATCTTCATTAAGATAAGCTTTCTTAAAAGTAAACTTAAATCGCTATTGAGCGATAGGAGAAATAAGATGAAAAAGTTATTTACAGTATTAAATGGTCAAACAGTTCGTTTAGTTGTGGAAACAGACAATCTTCGCAATGGAACAGAAACTTTTGGTTGTTTTGAAGGCTACCCTTATAAAGCTGGCTCAAAACTTCACAATGTCCAATTTGTTGATCAGTTCGGCAACAATATGGGGCGTGACGGCATATTAGAAATGGTTAAAGAAATTCAAATTATTAATAACCATGATGGTTCTTTCAAGTCAGTGCTAAAGATTATTGATGTTGACTATGTTGAAGAAGTTATGACATTTGTTGTGACACTAGAAAATAATCGCACTGTGCAAGTTCAATTTAAGCGTGAAACAAACCGTTTACATGCTGACTATAACACTCATTTAGCACACATTGACCGTTGCAATGTGTATGGTTATGACCTCAGCAAAGTAGAAGAAGAATTATTCAATGATTGGATTAGTACATGCAAAGCAATCCAAGATGTTGTTAAAGAACTTGACTCACAATACGAATAATCAACAAGCCCTGACTTGAGGGCATTTTTAGGCTTTCAAAATGAATCATCTACAATTAAAAGCTCAACGGCAAGGCTTAGGATTAACTGTTGCTGAAATAGCGGAAATCGCAAAAGTAACGAAGCGTTCTTTTCAATATTGGGAAGCAGGAAAAGTCCCTGTTCCATATGATGTTGAAATGCTGATGGACTTGATGGTATCGCAATACAACTTAGTGCTCGATCTATTATTAAGTGATGTTGAGTTGGCAACATGGCGCAATACTGATCCTGACAACAACCCCAACAAGCCAATGCGTATCAGTCCAACATTGCCCTTTTTCCATTCTTTTGAACTGTTTTCAGAAAGAACAGGAGTTAAGAATATTGTGTACTGGCGCATTTATCAAAGTGTCGTTAGTCAACTAATAATAACAGGCAAAATTGTTAGGTTGAGTGATGACACTAAAATCCCTGAAAGTTGGGGAATTTGGAAGTGGTTTAAAGGCAATTATGACACGCATTGAGTTTGAAAAATGGTAAAAAAATCATTAGATCAGATTGTATGGGCTACGCCTGAAAAACCGCATGGATTGTGGGCGTATTGTGTGATTTGTGAAAAAGATATTCGGGAACTCAGAACGCGGAAAAATACGTGTAGTGATGAATGCCATGCTTTAAAAGTGAAAGATATTGATCGCAAATCCTATGCAAATCAAATGGCAAAAGACCCTGATTATGCTAAAAAACAATCAGCTAAACAATATTCTCGAATTAAAGCCGACCCTAACAAAATGGAAGCTAAGCGCATTGCTCAAAATGAGCGAATGCAAATGCCGAGCTACAAAGAATCATCCCAGAAATCCCATAAAAAGTATAGGTCAAATCCTAAAACAAAGCAGTTAATTGCTAAAAGAATGCGGAAGTATCGTGATGAAAATCCTGAAATTATTGCTGAAATTGAGCGTAGGCGGATTGCTAAACGTTCAGAAGAAAGAAAGAGATTAAAAATCGAAAATCCTGAGAAATTTGCAGAACTACAGCAACATGAACGTGAAAAAGCAGCCAAGCGTAAAGCTGAAAAACGCTTTGCTGAATTACAAAAAGACCTGGAAAAATTGGTGACTAATGATGAATGAATTAGTATTAATGAGTAATCATGATATTCAGCTTGCATCTATCGAGCAATTAAAAGCTGAACTATCAAAATCACTCAAAATCACAAGTGATTATTTGGTGTATATGTCAATTATTTGGAATGAATTAAATAAGCGAGGTGTAGACTTATCCGAGTTAAAAAGTGGCTTGTTTGCATATATTCCTTTAATTGCAACAAATCAGCTTGACGCTAGGCTAGTAGTCGAATTTGCAGGCAATAAAACGCTTTTATCAGCACTTTCACGCTTACCAATGGACAAACAAGCCGAAGTTGCTGAAACTAAAAAACTGCCATTTGTGACTTATGATGAGCATCAGAAAGTAATTGAAACAACTCTTGATCTCACTAAAGCAAAAGCATCACAAATATATCAAGTTTTAGGCGGTGAACATGGCTTTCGTGATGTAAATCAACAACACCTTTATTTAAAAACTAAAGCCAAATCTAAGCGTAAACCAAAAATAATATCAAGAACGACATTACGAAATGTTGAGTTTGATGAAAATAAGGAATACATGCTTGTTGGTAGCAATAACCGAGTAAAAATAGAAACGCTTATTGCTGCATTGGGTGAATTATATGAAATTGATCTTTTTGAAGTAATGAGCCGTTATTCAAAAAAAATCTCTGAGAAGCAAATTAAAAATCTTCCTGATTGATGTTCCGTATATGGCAAATGAACGCTATCGGAATACCAGTAGTGAATCTCACAGATCAGAAAAGACCTCGCTACGGCGGGGTCTTTATTTTATCGACTTCTGCTGCAACTTCGCTATATGGCGAAATATTAGCTTTATTTCAGAAAAGTTCGCTATATAGCAAATATTAGATTAATGTAGTAAATTGTTCGCTATATGGCAAACTTCAATATAGAGATTCATGTTTTTCGCTATATGGCGAACAAATGAGGTGCTTTTATGGCTAGTCGTGCAGAAATTGGTGCAAAAATACGTGAAGCAAGGCAGAAATTAAACTATACACAGCAAATGATGGCGAAAAAGTCTGGGGTTAATAAATCCACTATTTCTGAAATAGAAAATGGTCATTTCACAGGTTCATTCGATATTTTTGAACGTCTAATTGATGCAGTTGGATTGCAGTTTGAAGTTACCCCTAAAAAACGAACTTTGCCGGCTTGGAATGAGATCGACACGCTATTCAATGAGGATGACTGATGGATAACTTTCAATTACCCAATGAGATCAGGTCCATTGAAGTATTCACGGATGATTTGAAACAAGGCTTGCTGACGCATGGCTCTCATTATCACTATCAGCCAGTGCAAGAGCAAAGTTTTGTCTCTCTGACCATGACCTTACCAGATATGCAAGGATATTCGCATGGGGTGTTGCACCCTATTTTTTCCCAGAATTTACCAGAGGGTCATAATCGTCATTTTATTGCCAGTAAACTTGCCAGATATGCCAATGTGAATGAAATGTACTTGTTGGCACTACAGGAAGCGAATGGTATTGGTATGCTGTCCTATAGAAGTGAACTCCAATTGCCTGATGTGGAATCAGTTAATCTGAGTGAGATTCTTAACTACAATAGCCAGGCTCCACTTTTTCCTCAGTTATTAGAGAAATATTACTTACGCAACTCTTTAGCCGGCGTTCAACCTAAAGTGAGCATTCCGAATGTGACTAGCGTTACGGAACGTACTGTTCAGCAAAAAGACCTCATTGTTAAGTCTTATGATGCAGACTTTGATTTACTGACGGTCAATGAATTTGTTTGCATGGAAGCAGCTCGACATTGTGGTTTGGAACCGCCAAAAACTTACCTATCGGACAATCTGGAAACCTATGTTATCGAGCGATTTGATAAGGATGCTGATGGAACTAAGTTGGGCTATGAGGATTTCACGACCTTGTTAAAAAGGTCTAATGACCCGAATGAGAAGTACAAAGGCAGCTACGAAACCTTGCTTAAAGCTACCTACCTATACACCAAGAGCGAAGCAGAAATCGCCAAAATGTATAAGTACATCGTTTTCAATTGCCTGATCGGGAACGGTGATGCTCACCTTAAAAACTTTGCCCTGCAATACACGCCAGATATGAGCGATATTTACGTGTCACCACCTTTTGATATTACTCATACGCTTATTTATGAAAATATTGATGATCAACTGGCACTTAAAATCAATGGAAGCAAGCAATTCCCGACTAAGGCAGAGCTGTTGAAGTTGGCTGAAAGCCCTGAATTTCGCATCAGGAACGCCAAAGATATTATTGAGTATATGGGGCAGCAGATCGCAGACTACTTAAAAACATCCAATGAAGTTCAATTGTTTGATGGATTACGAGAATCTATTGAAAAGAATCTATCAAAAGTTTTGGCTACCAGTGCAATCACGCCTGTATACAGGCATGACAAGAAGAGAAAGTTCAAGTAATCCTCCTGGAATGACTGAATAACCGCAGCTAACCACTGCGGTTATTTTATGCCTATGAACCAGGTAGGCGTTAGGTTTTTTATATAATAAAAAAATGCTGACCTATTTTAAGTTTATGATTTCCATATCATTTACATTGACTTATGCCATGTTTTGAGGCTATAATGAAGGCTCAGGCGAACTACGCCAAACGGAAAAGTCACCGTATCAAAGGCTTAAATTAAAGGGTATAAAAATCATGTCACATTTAGTTCAAAACAACGCTTACAAAGCTGCTCAAATAAAGGGTCTAGTTTCTTTCATTGCTGACTTAAACGCGCAAGGCGTTGAAGTTCAAGCTGTTGAATATTTCGTAAAGAGCACACAGGTAAACAACGACCTTTTTAAAATTCTAAACGCTATTTTACAGAATCCGGCTGACAAAGAAGGCTTCCTTGTTTACTTCGACAAAAATTTCCCAGACTTCCAAATTTCCCAACGAATCTGCTTCAACGGTGAGTATTCCGATAATCCTTTAGAGGTGTTAGGTGAATACGAATATGACTATGAAAAGGTTCCGGGCAATCGTGAAGATACAATTTACCAACCTTTCCTTGAAGCGGTTATGGACGCTAATACGCGCTATGAAGATTTAGTGTTAGACATTCTTGCTGAATTGCCATAAGGGATAGCTGACATGACTAATAAGACTTTTAAACTGATTGTTTCTCAGATCACTTTTGACAGTGCAGACGACCTGATTGATGCAGTAGTTCGACTGGATAATGTTCGCCTGTACCAGACAAACAAGCCATACGAGGACCCAGACCAAATAGAC of Acinetobacter sp. 10FS3-1 contains these proteins:
- a CDS encoding DUF1870 family protein, giving the protein MNHLQLKAQRQGLGLTVAEIAEIAKVTKRSFQYWEAGKVPVPYDVEMLMDLMVSQYNLVLDLLLSDVELATWRNTDPDNNPNKPMRISPTLPFFHSFELFSERTGVKNIVYWRIYQSVVSQLIITGKIVRLSDDTKIPESWGIWKWFKGNYDTH
- a CDS encoding helix-turn-helix transcriptional regulator: MASRAEIGAKIREARQKLNYTQQMMAKKSGVNKSTISEIENGHFTGSFDIFERLIDAVGLQFEVTPKKRTLPAWNEIDTLFNEDD
- a CDS encoding type II toxin-antitoxin system HipA family toxin, producing the protein MDNFQLPNEIRSIEVFTDDLKQGLLTHGSHYHYQPVQEQSFVSLTMTLPDMQGYSHGVLHPIFSQNLPEGHNRHFIASKLARYANVNEMYLLALQEANGIGMLSYRSELQLPDVESVNLSEILNYNSQAPLFPQLLEKYYLRNSLAGVQPKVSIPNVTSVTERTVQQKDLIVKSYDADFDLLTVNEFVCMEAARHCGLEPPKTYLSDNLETYVIERFDKDADGTKLGYEDFTTLLKRSNDPNEKYKGSYETLLKATYLYTKSEAEIAKMYKYIVFNCLIGNGDAHLKNFALQYTPDMSDIYVSPPFDITHTLIYENIDDQLALKINGSKQFPTKAELLKLAESPEFRIRNAKDIIEYMGQQIADYLKTSNEVQLFDGLRESIEKNLSKVLATSAITPVYRHDKKRKFK